The following are encoded in a window of Rosa chinensis cultivar Old Blush chromosome 4, RchiOBHm-V2, whole genome shotgun sequence genomic DNA:
- the LOC112197882 gene encoding probable inactive receptor kinase At1g27190: MKIALVLLIVFLNSLLLCRSIEDDLTCLAGVKSSLADPDGRLSQWNLANNSVASICKLVGVSCWNEKENRLLSLQLPSMHLAGQLPESLKYCHSLQTLDLSGNSLSGSLPPQICDWLPYLVTLDLSNNHLSGSIPPEIVNCKFLNSLILNDNRLSGSIPYELGRLDRLKKFSVANNGLSGTIPSDLSKFEKDDFDGNSGLCGKPLGSKCGGLSSKSLGIIIAAGAIGAAGSLILGLGIWWWFFVRGSKKKQSFGGVGEKGVSGWVGLLKSHKLVQVSLFQKPIVKVRLADLLVATSNFDSQNIVISGRTGVSYKAVLPDGSALAIKRLTGCKLGEKQFRLEMNRLGQLRHPNLVPLLGFCVVEEEKLLVYKHMYNGTLYSQLHGSGNVSSQYGFLDWLTRLRIGVGAARGLAWLHHACQPPQMHQNISSNVILLDYDFEARITDFGLARLVGSRDSNDSSFVNGDLGEIGYVAPEYSSTMVASLKGDVYGFGVVLLELITGQKPLEISNVVEGFKGNLVDWVSHLSNTGRSVDAIDNVLAGKGHDDEILQFMRVACTCVVARPKDRPSMHQVYESLKSLADKHGFSEQYDEFPLMFGKQVPES, from the coding sequence ATGAAGATCGCGTTAGTGTTGCTCATCGTCTTCCTCAACTCGCTCCTCCTCTGCCGTTCGATCGAGGACGACCTCACCTGCCTCGCCGGCGTGAAGAGCTCACTCGCCGACCCCGACGGCCGGCTCAGCCAATGGAACTTGGCCAACAACTCCGTCGCCTCAATCTGCAAGCTCGTCGGAGTTTCGTGCTGGAACGAGAAGGAGAATCGGCTGCTCAGCCTCCAGCTGCCGTCCATGCACCTCGCCGGTCAGCTCCCTGAGTCGCTCAAGTACTGTCATAGCCTCCAAACCCTAGATCTCTCCGGAAATTCTCTCTCCGGTTCGTTGCCGCCGCAAATCTGCGATTGGCTCCCTTACCTTGTGACTCTAGATCTCTCTAATAACCATCTCTCCGGCTCCATTCCGCCGGAGATTGTCAACTGTAAGTTCTTGAATTCTCTGATTTTGAATGATAATCGTCTTTCCGGTTCGATTCCGTATGAGCTGGGCCGGCTCGACCGGTTGAAGAAATTTTCAGTGGCCAATAATGGCCTTTCCGGTACTATCCCATCGGACTTGTCCAAATTCGAGAAGGATGATTTTGATGGTAACAGTGGGCTGTGTGGAAAGCCTCTTGGGTCTAAATGCGGTGGTCTGAGCAGCAAAAGCCTCGGTATTATAATCGCCGCCGGGGCTATTGGTGCGGCGGGGTCGCTGATTTTGGGGCTTGGGATTTGGTGGTGGTTCTTTGTTAGGGGAAGTAAGAAAAAGCAGAGCTTTGGTGGTGTTGGTGAGAAAGGTGTGAGTGGCTGGGTTGGGTTGTTGAAGTCTCACAAGCTTGTTCAAGTGTCTCTATTTCAGAAACCGATTGTGAAAGTCCGGTTAGCTGATTTACTGGTGGCCACCAGCAATTTTGATTCCCAAAACATTGTCATTTCCGGTAGAACAGGGGTTTCGTACAAGGCGGTGTTGCCTGATGGGTCTGCATTGGCAATCAAGCGGCTTACTGGGTGTAAACTCGGAGAGAAGCAGTTTAGGTTGGAGATGAATAGGTTGGGGCAGCTCAGGCATCCCAATTTGGTGCCTTTATTGGGGTTCTGTGTTGTGGAGGAAGAGAAGCTTTTGGTGTATAAGCACATGTATAATGGCACATTGTACTCTCAGTTGCATGGTAGTGGCAATGTGAGTAGCCAGTATGGTTTTTTGGATTGGTTGACACGGTTGAGGATCGGTGTGGGAGCAGCCAGAGGACTTGCTTGGCTGCACCATGCTTGCCAGCCGCCGCAGATGCACCAGAATATTAGCTCGAATGTGATTCTTCTTGATTATGATTTTGAGGCTCGGATAACGGATTTTGGATTGGCGAGGCTGGTGGGTTCTCGTGATTCAAATGATAGCTCGTTTGTGAATGGGGATCTGGGAGAGATTGGTTATGTTGCTCCCGAGTACTCAAGCACAATGGTGGCATCGTTAAAAGGGGATGTCTACGGGTTCGGGGTAGTTCTTTTGGAATTGATTACTGGACAGAAACCTTTAGAAATCAGTAATGTAGTGGAGGGGTTCAAGGGGAATTTGGTGGATTGGGTCTCTCACTTATCAAACACTGGTCGAAGCGTTGATGCCATAGACAATGTATTAGCAGGGAAAGGTCATGATGATGAAATTTTGCAGTTCATGAGGGTGGCTTGCACTTGCGTGGTTGCTAGGCCAAAAGATAGGCCTTCTATGCATCAGGTTTACGAGTCATTGAAGAGCTTGGCCGATAAACATGGTTTCTCTGAACAGTATGATGAATTTCCATTGATGTTTGGCAAACAGGTTCCTGAATCTTGA